TGAATCCGTGAGCACAAACGAAGATGGTAAATATGTTATCACAGTAAAAAATAACGGAAAGCTGAAGTTTACACATATGAACTATGCCACAGAAATAGTTAATGTGAAGGGGCAATTAAAAATTGACTTAGTTTTGAAAAAGAATGCCTTTATGATTAAGGAAGTAGTTGTAAGCGGCAAAATGAAGAAAAAAACGGACCCGGAAATTGAAACAACCAATATAGAGATACATGGAAACTGGGCTATTATAAAAACGTCTATAAGTCCCAATAAAAGATTTGTTTCCTATAACCGTCTGCTGATGCAACCTTATGTTTTTAATGAAACGAAAAAGGAAAAATACTACTTAAAACCCCTTGCATTAGACGGAAGGGAATATAACATAACTCAGACACGTATTTATGGCTTTGACATCAATAAAGATCCTCTAGCCGAATTCATCGTAAAAAAAGAGAGTGAACGAATCCCTTATGTGGATTCTATATATATGAATAATTTAAATGATTTATGGCGTTGTGATGCAGTTCAATCAGTAGAAGATTATACCAAAATAGTTTTCAGAGATACCCTTGTCATTGCTAACGGACTGATAAACCCTTTAAAACTTCTGAAATTTGATTTTGCAGGTGACTTTTTGGACGATCCATCCTACTTCCCAATTGACGAACCTCCTTTAATGGATGACAGAGATGAAATGCATCTTAAATTTCCAATCGGTCAAGCCTATCTTGACCTTTCAGATTCTACGACTGTTGCCGATTTATCAACATTAAAAAAGAAATTAAAAGATATTGAAAGTAACCAGAATGCCCAGTTAAGCACCTTTGAAATCAATGGATTTGCTTCACCAGATGGAATTTATGAGAAAAACGTAAAGTTGGCAGCAAAGCGTATGAGTGTTGTGATGCAAGAAGTTCTGAGTGGTTTGTACGAAGGTACACGGGCAAATATAAAGTCACAAAAACACTCAAATGTAGAGAGCTGGAAAAAGGTTGCAGATTTAATGTACAATGACTCTCTGAAAACAGAGGCTATGGAAATAACAGCTATCATTAATAAATATCCAAACAGTATTGACACACAAGGCAAAAAGATTACAAAATTACCTTATTATCAGCTGATAGCAGCTAAATATCTACCCAGATTACGAAAAGTTGATTACATGTTTTCGTATAAAATCTATAGATCATTAACCATACAAGAGATAAGAGAACTATATCAGAAAAACTACAAAGAATTGGGCAAATATGAATTTTTCAAGCTTTATCGAAACGAAAAAGATTCCGTAAAATGTGAAGCCATAATCAGAAAAGCACTCGAGAGATATCCAAATTTCATTGCCGCAGCCTGCGATTTATCGGCGTTGTGCCTTCGAAGAGGTGTTGGCGATTCAAAAATCCTAGAACGCTATGCCGGAGCAAATGCCCCCGAACAGGTGAATCTAAATCATGTTGCTTCACTATTATACGAAAGACAATTCAGCAGAGCGGATTCTATTATCGACTTTTTGAAGGACAATCCTAAAACCGTTAAAATAAAAGCCTATACCGAAGTTTTAAACCACCGGTTTACCGAAGAAAACTTTAAAATCGTTGCAGCATCTGGGGTATTGAACGAAGTGGTTATGCTACTGGCAATGAAGAAAAATGGGGCTGCTTATAGAAAGGCTCAGGAATTAAGAGAAGAGACAGCCGAAATATATTACATTAAAGCTGTATGCGCTAACAGAGCGTCTAAAGAAGCGCCAGACATCAACTCAAATGCTATGTTGTATCTGGAAGCAATGGACTTTCTGAAAAAAGCAATTGAGAAAGACCCTGCTTATCTACGCATGGCAGAGACTGATGCTGATACAATCGATTTATTAAAAGATGTGACATCTCAAAAAGATAATCAAGGATGACAAAAATAAAGCAGTACATATGCGCCATGGTCTTGGTTGCAATATTCGGAGTTGCTAATTTAAGTGCTCAAAACCACAGGACTTATCATAATTATATGACAAACACCTTGCAGAAAGGACTGAAATTAAGTGGATTTAAAGGGCAGGACACTATTAAGCACTATTTTCTGGAATTTAGTGGAGGACCTACATTCTCATTCACTCAAGGAGGAGACAAAAGATTGCAAGCTCCCGGATACGAATTCGGGATTGCATTCGGACACTGGTTTACTCCCATCAATGGTGCAAGAATCGGGGTATTTGGCAAACGATACAACTCAACTCCCCTAGGAGAAGCAATCAAGGCAAATAACCTGGGTGTCAGCATGGATTATCTAGCCAACTTCTCTGCTTTAGGAAATGACTATAATGCTTTAAGGAAATTTGAAATGTTTGGTATTTTAGGTGGTGAGTATTTGTTTTCAAAATATGAAGGTACAAATTACACTACATGGGGAATAAGAACCGGATTACAGGCACGTTATGCCTGGGATTATGGTACTGTATTTTATTTGGAACCCCGGATAGGACTCTATACCGATAATATGGATTATACC
The Bacteroides sedimenti genome window above contains:
- a CDS encoding carboxypeptidase-like regulatory domain-containing protein, whose translation is MYLRKRRRESLFFILLLVTCLSANAQIIKVRGTVLNEVGEPVWRANVTNEETNESVSTNEDGKYVITVKNNGKLKFTHMNYATEIVNVKGQLKIDLVLKKNAFMIKEVVVSGKMKKKTDPEIETTNIEIHGNWAIIKTSISPNKRFVSYNRLLMQPYVFNETKKEKYYLKPLALDGREYNITQTRIYGFDINKDPLAEFIVKKESERIPYVDSIYMNNLNDLWRCDAVQSVEDYTKIVFRDTLVIANGLINPLKLLKFDFAGDFLDDPSYFPIDEPPLMDDRDEMHLKFPIGQAYLDLSDSTTVADLSTLKKKLKDIESNQNAQLSTFEINGFASPDGIYEKNVKLAAKRMSVVMQEVLSGLYEGTRANIKSQKHSNVESWKKVADLMYNDSLKTEAMEITAIINKYPNSIDTQGKKITKLPYYQLIAAKYLPRLRKVDYMFSYKIYRSLTIQEIRELYQKNYKELGKYEFFKLYRNEKDSVKCEAIIRKALERYPNFIAAACDLSALCLRRGVGDSKILERYAGANAPEQVNLNHVASLLYERQFSRADSIIDFLKDNPKTVKIKAYTEVLNHRFTEENFKIVAASGVLNEVVMLLAMKKNGAAYRKAQELREETAEIYYIKAVCANRASKEAPDINSNAMLYLEAMDFLKKAIEKDPAYLRMAETDADTIDLLKDVTSQKDNQG